In Aquimarina sp. TRL1, a single window of DNA contains:
- a CDS encoding phospholipase, with amino-acid sequence MKKIIYILLIIPIIVSGQTGKFNEHTYQCLDTIERPFILYTPTTINKTQKRPLLVYLHGAISNKSLKKDPLAYMKKSKLIKLAEKGGFYLMYCYGQKGATWFDPVGMDMILKEIEIVASKYAIHKDKIFLSGFSDGGSGALYMSMVHPEPFAGFIAMNGHLKVADKLGTYALYPANSNHKPTYIINTKKDMLYPIKQIKPAISYLQKFNTAITFSEVDGNHDMSYLQKEQKKLIDFITTTTRRNKYKISWETSDLSNNSYEWISILEMDTKTKDAHPNHTPYSLEIFNDKAVFGIKYDYSFRGPGLKVSDFKSDTCTAKKIGIKKGDIILMMEKDTMTSPYAPYFYIANKLAGDQTSLTIKRGDNKIKIEGAFNQGHTYSVFNHKKTTARVWATIEEETLLITTSRTKKIAIRFSDIKNKTIRKLIINGKKYSSSYKGTQEITIKQQ; translated from the coding sequence ATGAAAAAAATTATATACATACTTCTAATAATCCCAATAATCGTATCAGGACAAACTGGAAAATTTAATGAACATACGTATCAGTGTCTTGATACTATAGAGCGTCCTTTTATACTATACACGCCAACAACTATAAACAAAACACAAAAAAGACCTTTACTAGTCTATCTACACGGAGCCATCTCCAACAAAAGTCTTAAGAAAGACCCTTTGGCCTATATGAAAAAGTCTAAGCTCATTAAACTGGCTGAAAAAGGAGGTTTCTATTTAATGTATTGTTATGGTCAGAAGGGAGCTACCTGGTTCGATCCTGTCGGAATGGATATGATTCTAAAAGAAATTGAAATTGTAGCTTCTAAATATGCTATACATAAGGACAAAATATTTCTAAGCGGATTTTCTGACGGAGGCTCCGGAGCATTATATATGTCAATGGTTCATCCAGAACCCTTTGCAGGTTTTATAGCGATGAATGGCCATCTAAAAGTAGCTGATAAATTAGGTACTTATGCATTATACCCCGCCAATTCAAATCATAAACCTACTTATATCATCAATACGAAAAAAGATATGTTATATCCCATAAAACAAATTAAACCTGCTATTTCATATTTGCAAAAATTTAATACAGCCATTACCTTTAGTGAAGTCGATGGAAATCACGATATGAGTTATCTACAGAAAGAGCAAAAAAAACTCATCGATTTTATTACCACAACTACTCGTAGAAACAAGTATAAAATATCCTGGGAAACTTCAGATCTATCAAATAATTCTTATGAGTGGATATCCATTCTAGAAATGGATACCAAAACAAAAGACGCACATCCAAATCACACCCCATATTCATTGGAAATATTTAATGACAAAGCTGTTTTTGGGATTAAGTACGACTATAGTTTTCGTGGTCCCGGTCTAAAAGTAAGTGATTTCAAAAGCGATACTTGCACCGCTAAAAAAATAGGTATAAAAAAGGGAGATATTATTCTAATGATGGAAAAAGATACCATGACCTCTCCATACGCTCCTTATTTTTATATTGCAAATAAGCTTGCCGGAGATCAAACCTCCCTTACTATCAAAAGAGGAGATAACAAAATAAAAATAGAAGGAGCTTTTAATCAAGGACATACGTATTCTGTCTTCAATCACAAAAAAACTACTGCAAGAGTATGGGCAACAATAGAAGAAGAAACATTATTGATAACAACTTCCAGAACTAAAAAAATAGCAATTCGTTTTTCTGATATAAAAAATAAAACCATTCGAAAATTGATTATCAATGGAAAAAAATATTCTTCTTCCTATAAAGGAACT